The following are encoded in a window of Dromaius novaehollandiae isolate bDroNov1 chromosome 11, bDroNov1.hap1, whole genome shotgun sequence genomic DNA:
- the ZBTB33 gene encoding transcriptional regulator Kaiso isoform X2 → MEDKKLISATDTQYSSVLLQSLNEQRGHGLFCDVTVIVEDRKFRAHRNILSASSTYFHQLFSVAGQVVELSFVRAEIFAEILNYIYSSKIIRVRSDLLDELIKSGQLLGVKFIADLGVLPSEGKSMPSEAKDSAPETVTSSPGQKDAQTQVPATRQESREVTGGMPVITESFSLHGIQYETAKITVSDSDDEDDDVIFCSEIVPPKEYTKDTTAAAQNQPCPSPAGVSDQKSCGSGGSPLLTSTTATQKLTSSANQPSPNQTQSSAESPVSSTPQHLTPNIILLNQAPLNSSPSVSSSHQTNVPPTINLLEENQQPSKKDSVTGMETTAVDDDEEDVEDDDEIISSSSPGSVSSNSLVQQPSTPKAVPSEGSGVQKKQVVTFSQEPSSKPGEFKIKISDVLTGNNKEFNAGIASKHVAEGQKIITLDTATEIEGLSTGCKVYANIGEDTYDIVIPVKDDPEEGEAKLDETPRTSGDDSPSRKRMKVKHDDHYELIVDGRVYYICIVCKRSYVCLTSLRRHFNVHSWEKKYPCRYCDKVFPLAEYRTKHEIHHTGERRYQCLTCGKSFINYQVMASHIRSVHSQDPSGDAKLYRLHPCRSLQIRQYAYITDRSSSIPVINEDGIVYHVDTGKEGAEGTTSNPPAKQMTWDDIFIPQGNEAIFKQNPSEGSTEFEFVIPESY, encoded by the coding sequence ATGGAGGACAAGAAATTGATTTCTGCAACAGACACACAATATTCTAGTGTGCTCCTTCAGTCTTTGAATGAACAACGTGGCCACGGACTTTTTTGTGATGTTACTGTCATCGTAGAGGACCGGAAATTTCGAGCTCACAGAAACATCCTTTCTGCCTCAAGCACAtattttcatcagcttttctcAGTGGCTGGGCAAGTAGTTGAATTGAGCTTTGTAAGAGCAGAAATTTTTGCAGAAATTCTTAACTATATTTACAGCTCCAAAATAATCCGTGTTCGATCAGATTTGCTCGATGAACTGATTAAATCAGGGCAACTATTGGGTGTTAAATTCATAGCTGATCTGGGTGTACTGCCGTCAGAAGGAAAAAGCATGCCAAGTGAGGCCAAAGATAGCGCTCCAGAAACTGTAACTTCTAGCCCAGGTCAAAAGGATGCTCAAACACAGGTACCTGCAACACGGCAAGAGAGTCGAGAGGTAACGGGTGGGATGCCGGTTATAACAGAATCATTCTCCTTACATGGCATACAATATGAGACTGCAAAAATTACCGTGAGTGATTCAGATGACGAAGATGATGATGTCATCTTTTGCTCCGAGATTGTTCCCCCAAAAGAATATACTAAAGATACCACTGCTGCAGCCCAGAACCAGCCTTGCCCAAGTCCGGCTGGAGTTTCTGACCAAAAATCGTGTGGCAGTGGTGGCTCTCCCCTTCTGACCAGCACCACAGCAACTCAAAAACTCACTTCATCTGCCAATCAACCAAGTCCAAACCAAACACAATCAAGTGCCGAGTCACCTGTCTCTTCGACACCACAGCATTTGACTCCCAATATCATTTTGCTAAACCAGGCTCCACTTAATTCATCACCCAGTGTCAGCTCCTCACATCAAACAAATGTGCCCCCTACAATTAATTTGCTTGAGGAGAATCAGCAGCCATCTAAGAAAGATTCTGTAACTGGAATGGAAACAACTGCAGTTGATGATGATGAGGAAGATGTTGAAGATGATGATGAAATCATTAGCTCCTCTAGTCCTGGTTCAGTCAGCAGTAACTCTTTGGTTCAGCAACCTTCTACACCCAAGGCAGTGCCCTCTGAAGGTTCGGGTGTACAGAAGAAACAAGTTGTTACGTTTTCACAAGAGCCGTCTTCTAAACCTggagaattcaaaataaaaatctcagaTGTTCTTACTGGAAACAACAAGGAATTTAATGCAGGTATAGCATCAAAACATGtggcagaagggcagaaaatCATAACCTTAGATACAGCAACTGAAATAGAAGGCTTATCCACAGGTTGTAAGGTTTATGCAAATATTGGTGAGGATACATATGACATAGTCATTCCTGTGAAGGATGATCCTGAGGAAGGAGAGGCCAAACTCGATGAAACGCCTAGAACATCTGGTGATGATTCTCCAAGCAGAAAACGCATGAAAGTAAAGCATGATGACCATTACGAGCTCATAGTGGATGGAAGGGTCTACTACATTTGTATTGTATGTAAAAGATCATATGTATGTCTGACCAGTTTACGGAGACATTTTAACGTTCATTCCTGGGAGAAGAAGTATCCGTGTCGATACTGTGACAAAGTTTTCCCTCTGGCAGAATACCGTACAAAGCATGAAATTCACCACACTGGTGAGCGAAGGTACCAGTGCTTGACGTGTGGCAAATCTTTCATCAACTATCAAGTTATGGCCTCGCACATAAGATCAGTTCATAGTCAAGACCCTTCTGGAGATGCCAAGCTTTATCGTTTGCATCCTTGCAGGTCTCTGCAGATTAGACAATATGCATATATTACTGATCGTTCCAGCAGCATACCTGTAATAAACGAGGATGGAATTGTTTATCACGTTGACACAGGAAAGGAGGGTGCTGAAGGAACAACATCTAATCCTCCAGCCAAACAAATGACCTGGGATGATATTTTCATTCCGCAAGGAAATGAagcaatttttaaacaaaatccatCAGAGGGAAGTACTGAATTTGAGTTTGTAATACCAGAGTCTTACTGA
- the ZBTB33 gene encoding transcriptional regulator Kaiso isoform X1 → MEERAEAVPGMEDKKLISATDTQYSSVLLQSLNEQRGHGLFCDVTVIVEDRKFRAHRNILSASSTYFHQLFSVAGQVVELSFVRAEIFAEILNYIYSSKIIRVRSDLLDELIKSGQLLGVKFIADLGVLPSEGKSMPSEAKDSAPETVTSSPGQKDAQTQVPATRQESREVTGGMPVITESFSLHGIQYETAKITVSDSDDEDDDVIFCSEIVPPKEYTKDTTAAAQNQPCPSPAGVSDQKSCGSGGSPLLTSTTATQKLTSSANQPSPNQTQSSAESPVSSTPQHLTPNIILLNQAPLNSSPSVSSSHQTNVPPTINLLEENQQPSKKDSVTGMETTAVDDDEEDVEDDDEIISSSSPGSVSSNSLVQQPSTPKAVPSEGSGVQKKQVVTFSQEPSSKPGEFKIKISDVLTGNNKEFNAGIASKHVAEGQKIITLDTATEIEGLSTGCKVYANIGEDTYDIVIPVKDDPEEGEAKLDETPRTSGDDSPSRKRMKVKHDDHYELIVDGRVYYICIVCKRSYVCLTSLRRHFNVHSWEKKYPCRYCDKVFPLAEYRTKHEIHHTGERRYQCLTCGKSFINYQVMASHIRSVHSQDPSGDAKLYRLHPCRSLQIRQYAYITDRSSSIPVINEDGIVYHVDTGKEGAEGTTSNPPAKQMTWDDIFIPQGNEAIFKQNPSEGSTEFEFVIPESY, encoded by the coding sequence gAATGGAGGACAAGAAATTGATTTCTGCAACAGACACACAATATTCTAGTGTGCTCCTTCAGTCTTTGAATGAACAACGTGGCCACGGACTTTTTTGTGATGTTACTGTCATCGTAGAGGACCGGAAATTTCGAGCTCACAGAAACATCCTTTCTGCCTCAAGCACAtattttcatcagcttttctcAGTGGCTGGGCAAGTAGTTGAATTGAGCTTTGTAAGAGCAGAAATTTTTGCAGAAATTCTTAACTATATTTACAGCTCCAAAATAATCCGTGTTCGATCAGATTTGCTCGATGAACTGATTAAATCAGGGCAACTATTGGGTGTTAAATTCATAGCTGATCTGGGTGTACTGCCGTCAGAAGGAAAAAGCATGCCAAGTGAGGCCAAAGATAGCGCTCCAGAAACTGTAACTTCTAGCCCAGGTCAAAAGGATGCTCAAACACAGGTACCTGCAACACGGCAAGAGAGTCGAGAGGTAACGGGTGGGATGCCGGTTATAACAGAATCATTCTCCTTACATGGCATACAATATGAGACTGCAAAAATTACCGTGAGTGATTCAGATGACGAAGATGATGATGTCATCTTTTGCTCCGAGATTGTTCCCCCAAAAGAATATACTAAAGATACCACTGCTGCAGCCCAGAACCAGCCTTGCCCAAGTCCGGCTGGAGTTTCTGACCAAAAATCGTGTGGCAGTGGTGGCTCTCCCCTTCTGACCAGCACCACAGCAACTCAAAAACTCACTTCATCTGCCAATCAACCAAGTCCAAACCAAACACAATCAAGTGCCGAGTCACCTGTCTCTTCGACACCACAGCATTTGACTCCCAATATCATTTTGCTAAACCAGGCTCCACTTAATTCATCACCCAGTGTCAGCTCCTCACATCAAACAAATGTGCCCCCTACAATTAATTTGCTTGAGGAGAATCAGCAGCCATCTAAGAAAGATTCTGTAACTGGAATGGAAACAACTGCAGTTGATGATGATGAGGAAGATGTTGAAGATGATGATGAAATCATTAGCTCCTCTAGTCCTGGTTCAGTCAGCAGTAACTCTTTGGTTCAGCAACCTTCTACACCCAAGGCAGTGCCCTCTGAAGGTTCGGGTGTACAGAAGAAACAAGTTGTTACGTTTTCACAAGAGCCGTCTTCTAAACCTggagaattcaaaataaaaatctcagaTGTTCTTACTGGAAACAACAAGGAATTTAATGCAGGTATAGCATCAAAACATGtggcagaagggcagaaaatCATAACCTTAGATACAGCAACTGAAATAGAAGGCTTATCCACAGGTTGTAAGGTTTATGCAAATATTGGTGAGGATACATATGACATAGTCATTCCTGTGAAGGATGATCCTGAGGAAGGAGAGGCCAAACTCGATGAAACGCCTAGAACATCTGGTGATGATTCTCCAAGCAGAAAACGCATGAAAGTAAAGCATGATGACCATTACGAGCTCATAGTGGATGGAAGGGTCTACTACATTTGTATTGTATGTAAAAGATCATATGTATGTCTGACCAGTTTACGGAGACATTTTAACGTTCATTCCTGGGAGAAGAAGTATCCGTGTCGATACTGTGACAAAGTTTTCCCTCTGGCAGAATACCGTACAAAGCATGAAATTCACCACACTGGTGAGCGAAGGTACCAGTGCTTGACGTGTGGCAAATCTTTCATCAACTATCAAGTTATGGCCTCGCACATAAGATCAGTTCATAGTCAAGACCCTTCTGGAGATGCCAAGCTTTATCGTTTGCATCCTTGCAGGTCTCTGCAGATTAGACAATATGCATATATTACTGATCGTTCCAGCAGCATACCTGTAATAAACGAGGATGGAATTGTTTATCACGTTGACACAGGAAAGGAGGGTGCTGAAGGAACAACATCTAATCCTCCAGCCAAACAAATGACCTGGGATGATATTTTCATTCCGCAAGGAAATGAagcaatttttaaacaaaatccatCAGAGGGAAGTACTGAATTTGAGTTTGTAATACCAGAGTCTTACTGA